In the genome of Clostridium cylindrosporum DSM 605, one region contains:
- a CDS encoding M18 family aminopeptidase, with protein MNKYDLAKDLIDFIDRSPSAFQAVENIKERLTKEGFTPLSYEESWKLSKGGKYFVEKNDSAIIAFVVGEGEIEEHGFKIISSHTDSPGFKVKPSPYIKSNGYLKLNTESYGGPILNTWLDRPLSLAGRVTLKSGNPLKPKNKVVDLKKPILIIPNLAIHLNKNVNSGIELNKQIDTLPLLGIIEDSLNNNDYIINEISSILGVKNDEILDFELFLYAVEKGSIIGMNNEFISASRLDDLAMAHASLEAIINSSICSATKVFVCFDNEEIGSATKQGGDSKLLSNTLERIALSLNKTREDFLRSISHSFMISADLAHAVHPNRSEKHDPILRPIINKGPVIKVSSSGSYTTDSFSSAVYEEICKGARVPFQKFCNRSDERGGSTLGPISSTQLEINTVDMGSPVLAMHSIRELAGVDDHEYVLKSFSYFYSI; from the coding sequence ATGAACAAGTATGATTTAGCAAAGGATCTAATAGATTTTATTGATAGGAGCCCTTCAGCTTTTCAGGCAGTAGAAAATATTAAAGAAAGGCTAACAAAGGAAGGATTTACTCCTCTTTCCTATGAGGAATCATGGAAGTTATCAAAGGGTGGAAAATATTTTGTTGAGAAAAATGATTCAGCTATTATTGCATTTGTAGTTGGTGAAGGTGAGATAGAGGAGCATGGATTTAAGATAATTTCATCTCATACAGACTCACCAGGATTTAAGGTTAAGCCAAGTCCTTATATAAAATCAAATGGATATCTTAAGCTTAATACGGAAAGTTATGGTGGACCAATTTTAAATACATGGTTAGACAGACCCTTATCCCTAGCAGGAAGAGTAACCCTAAAATCAGGTAATCCTTTAAAGCCTAAAAATAAAGTAGTAGACCTAAAAAAACCAATACTTATAATTCCGAACTTAGCAATTCATTTAAATAAAAACGTAAACTCAGGAATTGAACTTAATAAACAAATAGATACCTTGCCTCTTTTAGGAATTATTGAAGATAGTTTAAATAATAATGATTATATAATAAATGAGATAAGTAGCATACTAGGTGTTAAAAATGATGAAATTTTAGACTTTGAATTATTTTTATATGCTGTAGAAAAAGGCTCCATAATAGGAATGAACAACGAATTTATATCAGCATCAAGACTTGATGATTTAGCTATGGCACATGCATCATTAGAAGCAATTATAAATTCTAGTATTTGTAGTGCAACTAAGGTATTTGTATGTTTTGATAATGAAGAAATAGGTAGTGCAACTAAGCAAGGTGGAGATTCAAAGCTTCTATCTAATACACTAGAGAGAATAGCCCTATCTTTAAATAAAACAAGGGAGGATTTTCTAAGAAGTATTTCACATTCTTTCATGATATCAGCAGACCTTGCACATGCAGTTCATCCAAACAGAAGTGAAAAACATGATCCAATATTAAGACCTATTATTAATAAAGGGCCTGTTATTAAAGTGTCTTCTAGTGGAAGTTATACTACAGATAGTTTTTCTAGTGCGGTTTATGAAGAAATTTGTAAAGGTGCAAGGGTTCCATTTCAAAAATTCTGTAATAGGTCAGATGAAAGAGGTGGATCAACACTTGGACCTATTTCATCTACACAATTAGAAATAAATACAGTAGATATGGGATCTCCAGTTCTTGCTATGCATTCAATAAGGGAGCTTGCAGGAGTAGATGATCATGAATATGTACTAAAAAGCTTTTCATATTTTTATAGCATATAA
- a CDS encoding sensor histidine kinase has protein sequence MKKSIKRRLLTNFVLIIISMVVILELLFINTVKGNYYKNLEQNMLNQIKISSDLYLKYFSDSSLYENVLNNVDTYWKQTTAQVQIIDLNGRVIMDSIGSSPKNIRDYSDVALALKGETGTLIGKSDNYSEEVMSVSYPLNSSHEQVGVIRFVTSLKEINNDIRNITFIFISIGGLAILLGIAVIFILTKTITGPLNEVTKVAAIMASGNFKVKSKKFYEDEIGKLSDTLNYLSEEILTKEELKNDFISSVSHELRTPLTSIKGWAITLKEFNNDKDMLIDGLDIIEKESDRLTGMVEELLDFSKFVSGKITLHNRKVNIENLIEHIKKQYIPRANRENIKFTVEYNDIPNIVCDDNRLKQVFINLLDNAFKFTPNGGEVKFLANIENNNIIFKVLDTGCGISPEDLPKVKEKFFKGKNSNSKNGIGLSICDEIISMMNGSFIIESKLSEGTTVIVSIPITEER, from the coding sequence ATGAAAAAAAGTATTAAAAGAAGACTCCTTACTAACTTTGTACTTATTATAATTTCTATGGTAGTTATATTAGAACTTTTGTTTATTAACACTGTAAAAGGAAATTACTACAAGAACTTAGAACAAAATATGTTAAACCAAATAAAAATATCATCCGACTTATACCTGAAGTATTTTTCAGATTCCTCATTATATGAAAACGTACTTAATAATGTGGATACCTACTGGAAGCAAACAACAGCACAGGTTCAAATTATTGACCTAAATGGACGTGTGATTATGGATTCTATCGGTTCTTCACCTAAAAATATTAGGGATTATAGTGACGTAGCATTGGCACTTAAAGGAGAAACAGGTACATTAATTGGCAAAAGTGATAATTATTCCGAGGAGGTTATGTCAGTATCATATCCCCTTAACTCGTCACACGAACAAGTTGGTGTGATAAGATTCGTAACTTCCCTTAAGGAAATAAATAATGATATTAGAAATATTACATTCATTTTTATTTCTATCGGTGGACTCGCTATATTACTTGGAATAGCAGTTATATTCATACTTACCAAAACAATTACTGGACCACTAAATGAAGTTACTAAGGTTGCTGCAATAATGGCAAGCGGTAATTTTAAGGTTAAAAGCAAAAAGTTCTACGAAGATGAAATAGGAAAACTTTCAGATACCCTTAATTATTTGTCAGAGGAAATCCTTACTAAAGAAGAGCTTAAAAATGATTTTATATCCTCTGTTTCACACGAACTTCGAACACCGCTAACTTCTATTAAGGGATGGGCTATAACTCTCAAAGAGTTTAATAATGACAAGGATATGTTAATTGATGGACTAGATATAATAGAAAAAGAAAGTGATAGATTAACAGGAATGGTTGAAGAATTATTAGATTTTTCAAAGTTTGTCTCTGGAAAAATCACACTTCATAATAGAAAAGTTAATATTGAAAACCTAATAGAGCATATAAAGAAGCAGTATATTCCAAGGGCAAATAGAGAAAATATAAAATTCACAGTAGAGTATAATGATATTCCAAATATAGTATGTGATGATAATAGATTAAAACAGGTTTTTATTAATTTACTTGATAATGCCTTTAAGTTTACGCCAAATGGTGGAGAAGTAAAATTCTTAGCAAATATTGAGAATAATAATATTATCTTCAAAGTACTCGATACTGGATGCGGTATTTCACCTGAAGACTTACCAAAAGTTAAGGAAAAGTTTTTCAAAGGTAAAAATAGTAACTCTAAAAATGGAATTGGTCTTTCAATTTGTGATGAGATAATTTCTATGATGAATGGAAGTTTTATCATAGAAAGTAAGTTAAGCGAAGGTACTACTGTTATTGTTTCCATTCCTATTACAGAGGAGCGTTAA
- a CDS encoding LCP family protein: MRRRRKTSLIKKILLSSLVIILVSTLSAGAYFTYQLSRLKQSHLSLDDIGIDLNSKDNVENKYKDYSSDITNIALFGVDSRHVKEGDVSHSDSMMILSIDKKHKKIKLSSVLRDSNVKIEGHGETKLTHAYAYGGPKLAIKTLNQNFNLNIQDYITVDFSGLTEIINELGGIEVNIKENEIPQINKYGKEIAQIMKEEYIPVENEGLQVLNGHQATAYARIRKVGNGDFDRAERQKTVLIEIANKIQLQGVTKYPSLISKLIPYAETSLSTKEILGMATDCITKGITAIDWYRFPLDGYCDKLIKNNTWYLWIDIPATTEHIHKFIYEDVKTTPGEPKF; encoded by the coding sequence ATGAGAAGACGTAGAAAAACCTCTCTTATAAAGAAAATACTGTTATCTTCACTAGTTATTATCTTAGTATCTACTTTATCTGCAGGAGCGTATTTTACCTATCAACTAAGTAGACTTAAACAAAGTCATTTAAGCCTAGATGATATAGGAATAGATTTAAACTCTAAAGATAATGTTGAAAATAAATACAAAGATTACAGCTCAGATATAACAAACATTGCACTTTTTGGAGTAGACTCAAGACATGTAAAGGAAGGGGATGTTTCTCATTCTGACTCAATGATGATTTTATCTATTGATAAGAAACATAAAAAAATAAAACTTTCTTCAGTACTTAGAGATAGTAATGTAAAAATTGAAGGTCATGGAGAAACTAAGCTAACACATGCATATGCCTATGGAGGGCCAAAACTTGCTATTAAAACACTTAACCAAAACTTTAATTTAAATATTCAAGATTATATTACAGTTGATTTCTCGGGTTTAACTGAGATAATTAATGAGCTTGGAGGTATTGAGGTAAATATCAAAGAAAATGAAATACCTCAAATAAACAAATATGGAAAAGAAATTGCTCAGATTATGAAAGAAGAATATATACCTGTTGAAAATGAGGGACTTCAAGTATTAAATGGGCATCAAGCTACAGCCTATGCTAGAATTAGAAAGGTTGGAAATGGTGACTTTGATAGAGCTGAAAGACAAAAAACAGTTTTAATTGAAATAGCTAATAAAATTCAGCTTCAAGGTGTAACAAAATATCCTTCTCTAATATCAAAGCTTATACCATATGCTGAAACAAGCCTTTCTACTAAAGAAATTCTTGGTATGGCAACTGATTGTATAACAAAGGGAATTACTGCTATAGACTGGTATAGATTCCCACTTGATGGTTATTGTGATAAATTAATAAAGAATAACACCTGGTATCTATGGATAGATATACCTGCAACTACTGAACACATTCATAAATTTATATATGAAGACGTTAAAACTACCCCAGGAGAGCCTAAATTCTAA
- the yfcE gene encoding phosphodiesterase — protein sequence MKIGIISDIHGYPHIFEKAMEKFKGCSMILCAGDVLYHGPRNPILDGYNPSKLSELIKISDIPILIAKGNCDSDVDSTIIGLPILEYVFYEVNGIRFIVNHGDKKSKEELIDLAKYYKANVIIRGHTHIRENEIIDGVHYINPSSASLPKDSKPGSAVIYTDGKVEFIDI from the coding sequence ATGAAGATAGGAATTATTAGCGATATTCATGGATATCCACATATATTTGAGAAGGCTATGGAAAAATTTAAAGGATGTAGCATGATTCTATGTGCAGGAGATGTGCTGTATCATGGACCTAGAAATCCAATTCTCGATGGGTATAATCCATCAAAGCTTTCAGAGCTTATAAAGATAAGTGATATACCTATTCTTATTGCTAAGGGAAATTGTGATAGTGATGTAGATTCTACTATTATAGGACTTCCTATTTTAGAGTATGTATTTTATGAAGTTAATGGTATAAGGTTTATTGTAAATCATGGTGATAAAAAGTCTAAGGAAGAACTTATCGACTTAGCTAAATATTATAAAGCAAATGTAATTATAAGAGGTCATACTCACATAAGAGAAAATGAGATAATAGATGGCGTGCATTATATAAACCCATCAAGTGCATCTTTGCCTAAGGATTCAAAGCCAGGGAGTGCTGTTATATACACTGATGGTAAAGTAGAATTTATAGATATTTAA
- a CDS encoding response regulator transcription factor: MSKKIKALIVEDELSIRKFIAINLSRNEFEVEEAECGEQALEKVETFKPLVVVLDVMMPGIDGFEVCKRIRDKNKDIIIIMLTAKGQDMDKIMGLDIGADDYMVKPFNPLELMARIRAIVRRSKGILENDNLTIKYADLLIDLKSQRFFKNSTQLDLTPTEFSLIKLFLKNPGKAFNRDEILNKIWGEDYFGDTKTVDVHIRRLREKIEDIPSTPKYIETVWGVGYRLKEEI; this comes from the coding sequence ATGAGTAAAAAAATTAAAGCTTTAATAGTTGAAGATGAACTTTCAATTAGAAAATTCATTGCTATAAATCTTTCAAGAAATGAATTTGAGGTTGAGGAAGCCGAATGTGGTGAACAGGCGCTTGAAAAAGTAGAAACCTTTAAACCATTAGTTGTTGTACTTGACGTTATGATGCCTGGAATTGATGGATTTGAAGTATGTAAAAGAATTCGTGATAAAAATAAAGATATCATAATCATTATGCTTACTGCAAAGGGGCAAGATATGGATAAAATAATGGGGCTTGATATAGGTGCAGATGATTATATGGTAAAACCTTTTAATCCTCTTGAACTTATGGCTAGGATTAGAGCCATAGTTAGAAGATCTAAGGGTATACTTGAAAATGATAACTTAACAATAAAATATGCTGATCTTTTAATAGATCTTAAGTCTCAAAGGTTTTTTAAAAATTCAACACAACTAGATCTTACTCCAACAGAATTTTCACTTATTAAATTATTCCTAAAAAATCCGGGAAAGGCATTTAATAGAGATGAAATTCTAAATAAAATTTGGGGAGAAGACTATTTTGGTGATACTAAAACTGTAGATGTCCATATAAGAAGATTACGAGAAAAAATTGAAGATATCCCTTCTACTCCTAAATATATAGAGACTGTTTGGGGGGTAGGTTATAGGTTAAAAGAGGAGATTTAA